A window of Cryptomeria japonica chromosome 3, Sugi_1.0, whole genome shotgun sequence contains these coding sequences:
- the LOC131036780 gene encoding probable carboxylesterase 17 → MDTRSDLDSARSRGRSVVEEELEGFLRVYKDGSVERFSYVVSDVPASEAPQEPVASKDVVMDSRTGVWARFYLPRKAVSRGSCRLPLIIYFHGGGFVLGSPAWSIYHVFICRLASETNCMVMSVGYRLAPEHRLPVAYDDCLSAVEWLRQQTRQKLLHFHSSWLSSYVDFSRCFLAGDSAGGNIAHHLAFRCARADMKPLQMRGVILLQPFFGGESPCKWELEKAESDPNLSQRWMDVFWKLSLPVGAKKDHPACNPLSKPLRNVRLPPLLVCISENDVLKQRNMEYCQVMNNGHQNVSHVIFKDVGHAFQVLNPDSQRIPELLTVLNSFIKTNRSSSL, encoded by the coding sequence ATGGACACACGTAGTGATCTTGACTCAGCGAGAAGCAGAGGAAGATCAGTAGTGGAAGAGGAATTGGAGGGGTTTTTAAGAGTTTACAAAGACGGCTCCGTTGAGAGATTCTCCTACGTTGTATCTGATGTGCCCGCATCGGAGGCGCCACAAGAGCCCGTGGCATCCAAAGATGTTGTCATGGACTCGCGTACAGGCGTGTGGGCGCGCTTCTACCTTCCCAGAAAAGCAGTTTCCCGAGGAAGCTGCAGACTGCCTCTTATCATTTACTTTCACGGCGGAGGCTTTGTGCTGGGCTCGCCGGCATGGTCTATTTACCACGTGTTCATCTGTAGATTGGCTTCTGAAACAAATTGTATGGTGATGTCGGTAGGCTACAGGCTGGCACCCGAGCATCGTCTTCCAGTGGCCTATGACGATTGTTTGAGTGCCGTTGAGTGGCTCCGCCAGCAGACGAGGCAAAAACTATTGCACTTTCACAGTTCATGGTTATCATCCTATGTCGACTTCTCTCGCTGCTTTTTAGCCGGTGATAGTGCGGGAGGTAACATAGCTCATCACCTTGCATTCCGGTGTGCACGGGCTGATATGAAGCCTCTTCAGATGAGAGGAGTCATTCTTCTTCAGCCCTTCTTCGGCGGAGAAAGTCCATGCAAATGGGAATTGGAGAAGGCGGAATCGGACCCAAATCTGTCACAGCGATGGATGGACGTGTTTTGGAAATTGTCGTTGCCCGTGGGAGCGAAGAAAGACCATCCTGCCTGTAATCCGCTGTCGAAGCCACTGCGCAACGTGAGGTTACCACCACTTCTCGTGTGCATCTCTGAAAATGACGTGCTGAAGCAGAGGAACATGGAGTACTGCCAAGTCATGAATAATGGACACCAAAATGTGAGTCATGTTATATTCAAGGATGTGGGTCACGCCTTCCAAGTTCTCAATCCCGACTCTCAAAGGATCCCCGAGCTATTGACCGTTTTAAACAGCTTCATTAAAACCAATCGGAGTTCATCTCTGTAA